The sequence TGCGGAATAGACCATGGATGGCCCGCGCGCGCGGGCGCGGTATTATGGCCGCGAACCACGCGGCGCGCCATCGGCCCCGGTCGCCAGCGCCGCGGCGTTGTTGTGGGCGGCCCGCGCGAGTGCCATCATTCCGGCCATCACGCTCATGCCGCGATCTCCCATCGCCCACCGCCCCATGTCGAGAACACTCCGCACCGCGCGCGCTGCCGGCATCGCCGTCGGCGCCGCGCTCGCCGCCGCCGCACCGCGGGCCACGGCCCAGACGCCCGCGCCCATCGTGTACACGGTGAGCGTGCCCGACCCCGCCACGCATATCGCCCACGTCCAGGCGCGAGTGCCGACGAGCGGTCGGGCGTCGATCGAGATGATGATGGCGACGTGGTCGCCCGGGTATTACAAGGTGGAGGACTACGCCAACCAGGTGGACAGCGTGCGCGCGCGCGCCGCCGACGGCAGCCCGCTGGCCGTCGAGCGCTCGCGGCCCAACCGCTGGCGCATCGACACGCACGGGGCGCCGAGCGTCACGATCTCGTACCAGGTGCTCGGCAACCGGAAGTTCGTGACGGCCGACTGGGTGGGCGACAGTCTGGTCGTCCTCAACGGCGCGCCCACGTTCATGACGCTCGCCGACACCGTGCACCGGCCGGCCGAGATCCATCTGTCGCTCCCGCCGGGCTGGAGTTCAGCGACGTCGCTCGACTCGGCGTCGGACGGCGTGCTCGATCACTACCGGGCGGCCGACTACGACGACCTGGTGGATTCGCCGATCATGGCCGGCGCGCTGCGCACGGTGCAGTTCGACGTGGACGGCATCCCGCACCTGCTGGTGGACGCCGGCGCGGTGGGCGACTTCAACGGCGAGCGCGCGGGACGCGATCTGATGCGCATCGTCATCGAGGCCAGCCGATTCTGGGGATTCCTGCCCTACCGGCGCTACCTCTTTCTCAACTGGTTCCACCCCGGCGGCGGCGGACTGGAGCACAAGAACTCCACCATGCTCACGTCCAACGCCGCGGCCCTCGACACCCCGGCGGGCTACGAGCGCTGGCTCACGTTCGTGGCCCACGAGTACTTCCACGCGTTCAACGTGAAGCGCCTGCGCCCCGTGGAGCTGGGACCGTTCGACTACGAAGGGACGCCCCACACACCCAGCCTCTGGATCGCCGAGGGGCTCACCACGTATTACGGCGATCTCATGGTGGCGCGGGCCGGGCTGGCGCGACAACAGGATTACCTGGACTGGATGTCGGCGATGATTCGCGATCTGCAGCGCACGCCCGGCCGGCTGGTGCAGACGCTCGACGCCTCGTCGCTCGACGTCTGGAACAGCGAGAACTCCGCCGTGGGGATGGATACCCGCAAGACCGTGAGCTACTACACCAAGGGGCCGGTCGTGGGACTGCTGCTCGACGCGCACATCCGCCATCTCACGAATGGCGCCAAGACCCTGGACGATGTGATGCGGCTCGCATACCGGCGGTACTCGGGCGCGCAGGGATACACGCCGGCGCAGTTCCGCGCGACGGTGAGCGAGGTGGCGGGCGTCGACCTTTCCGACTGGTTCGCGCGCGCGCTCGACTCGACGCAGGAGCTGGACTACGCCGAGATGCTCGACTGGTTCGGGCTCCGGTTCTCGCCGGCGGACCAGTGGCAGCTCGACGTGGTGGACAAACCCACGCCCGACCAGCAGCACCACCTGCAGGCACTGCTCAAGCCGGACAGCGAGGCGCGGCCGGACTGATGCGCGGATCGGTGATCAGCAGGGCTGCGGCGCGACCGTACTCCCGCTGACCACGGGCGTGGTACCCATGGGCGCGGCGACGAACCGCACCTGCACCGATTGCTGCAGCCGCACCACCTGGCGCACGGCCTCTCCGTTCTTCTCGGCGGGCGTGTACCGCCAGCTGGGCAGCACGTCGATCAGGGCCTGCGCGAACTCGCGGGAGTTGGTGCGCACGATGTGCACCGGGTCGGGCAGCGGGCGTCCACGCTCGTCCACGACGAACTCGAGCTCGGCGGACATGCATTGCTGGGTCAACTGCGGCCGCAGGTCGGGCCGCGCGCCGGTGCTCGCGACCGTCGCCGGCCGGTCGACGTCGCAGTCGCGGTACACGGGCGCCAGCGCCGCGAACGCCGAGTCGACGGACACCGGGGTGCAGGCGCGCTCGGCGCCGACGGCGGGTGCGGCACCGGAGGATGCGCACGCGGCGGCCGCGAACGCGATGATCAGGGCGCCGGCCATGGAAGCGATGGGGGGTCGCATATGAACTCCACTATGGCGCGGCGTCGCGCCCCGCGCAATAGCCGCCCACGGCCCCGTCTCAGCCGCCCAGGCGCCGCTCCGCGAATCGCGGTTCGCGCGCCGACTCCAGAAAGCGCACGATCTCGGCGGCCGGCGCCGTGGGCGGCACGAGTTCCCCCTGGGCCGCGAATCCCCGGAACATCTCGGCCGACGGGAACACGTCCGACGTTTGCGATCGCGCGACGGCCTGCATCGGCGTGTCCACCGTGCCCGGCGCGTAGCTGAGAATGGCCACGTCCGTGGCCCTGCCGGCGGGCCGGTCGCGGGCGTCCAACTCGGCGGCGAGGACCATGCCCGTCATGCGCAGCGCCGCCTTGCTGCCGCAGTACTCGGCGAGGCCGGGCACCGGGTGCACGGCGGCGCCGGACGACACGTTCACGATGCGCAGGGCGGCGCCCTCCGGCGCGCGGCCCACCACGAATCCCATGAGCCACGTGGGCACGGCGACATTGGCGGCGTAGCTGTCGAGCAGATCCTCGGGCTCGAGCGCCGGCACCCGCGCCAGCTTGCCGATGATCGCCGCGTTGTTCACCAGCGCCACGCGGCGCCACCGCGCATCACGCAGGCGCGGATCCACCTCGCGCTCGAACGCCGCGACGGTTGCCGGAACGTCGGTGAGATCGAGCGCCAGGTGCCGATAGCGTGGATCGGCGATCCCGGGCGTGCGCCGGGCCACGCCGAGCACGTCCCATCCGCGCGACAGCAGTTGGGCGGCCAGCGCGGCGCCGATGCCGGAACTGGTGCCGGTGACGATGGCAATGCGATCGGTGGTCGTCATGATAGATTCTGGGCTGGATGGCTGCATATGATACGTCGCGGCCCGGGCCGCGAACAGTCGCCTTCACCGACGAACCACGCACGAGGGTACGATGATCGGTCGCAAGCTCGGCACCGCCGGGCCCACGGTTTCCGCGCTCGGGCTGGGGTGCATGGGGATGTCGTTTCTCTACGGCCCGGCGGACGACGCGGAGAGCATCGCCACCATCCACGCCGCGCTCGACCGGGGCATCACGCTGCTCGACACCGGCGACTTCTACGGCATGGGCGCCAACGAGCTGCTCATCCGCGACGCCCTGCGCGCGCGGCGCCGCGAGGACGTGGTGCTCAGCGTGAAGTGCGGCGCGCTCCGCGACCCCGCGGGCGCGTTCGGCGGGGTGGACGGCCGCCCGGCGGCGATCAGGAACTTCCTGGCCTACTCGCTCACGCGGCTCGGCACCGAATACATCGACGTCTATCGCCTGGCGCGCGTGGACCCGGCGGTGCCGATCGAGGACACGGTGGGAGCGATGGCCGACATGGTGAAGGCCGGGTACGTGCGGCACATCGGGCTGTCCGAAGCCGCGGCGGCGACGGTGCGCCGCGCGCACGCCGTGCACCCGATCGTGGATCTGCAGATCGAATATTCACTGTTCACGCGGAGCATCGAAGCCGAGATCCTGCCCACCTGCCGGGAGCTGGGCGTGGGCATCACGGCGTACGGCGTGCTCTCGCGCGGCCTGCTCAGCGGTCACTGGTCCAAGGAGCGCGCCACGGCCAGGGGCGATTTCCGCGCGCACAGCCCGCGGTTCGCGGCCGG comes from Gemmatimonadaceae bacterium and encodes:
- a CDS encoding SDR family NAD(P)-dependent oxidoreductase → MTTTDRIAIVTGTSSGIGAALAAQLLSRGWDVLGVARRTPGIADPRYRHLALDLTDVPATVAAFEREVDPRLRDARWRRVALVNNAAIIGKLARVPALEPEDLLDSYAANVAVPTWLMGFVVGRAPEGAALRIVNVSSGAAVHPVPGLAEYCGSKAALRMTGMVLAAELDARDRPAGRATDVAILSYAPGTVDTPMQAVARSQTSDVFPSAEMFRGFAAQGELVPPTAPAAEIVRFLESAREPRFAERRLGG
- a CDS encoding aldo/keto reductase gives rise to the protein MIGRKLGTAGPTVSALGLGCMGMSFLYGPADDAESIATIHAALDRGITLLDTGDFYGMGANELLIRDALRARRREDVVLSVKCGALRDPAGAFGGVDGRPAAIRNFLAYSLTRLGTEYIDVYRLARVDPAVPIEDTVGAMADMVKAGYVRHIGLSEAAAATVRRAHAVHPIVDLQIEYSLFTRSIEAEILPTCRELGVGITAYGVLSRGLLSGHWSKERATARGDFRAHSPRFAAGNVDRNLALVDALRAVARSMDATVAQVAVAWVLSRGDDIVPLVGSRRRAQLTEALGALDLRLSPDDLARIEQAVPAAAVAGDRYNAPGMASLDSERGNAAG